The Panicum hallii strain FIL2 chromosome 5, PHallii_v3.1, whole genome shotgun sequence genome contains the following window.
GGACATAGAGGCATAAGTTATCTGTCAAGAAGCAACTACTTCCCAGATCAATGACTTTAATTTCACATCTGCTGTAGCTTTTGATAAGAATATTCTCTGGCTTCAAGTCACAATGAATGATATTCAAATGGTGCAAGTAAACCAACGCATCTAAGCATTGCCGAGCTATAACCTACAAGAAAGGGAAACTTTCAAATTGCTAGAACTTTATAACTTTCCGGATGAAACTTAATAATACTCGACACTCAAAAGTGCTAGTCATATTTAGCAAAGCTACCATTTCAGGGTATCAAATAAGTTTGCTCAGTAACAGTCCAAAAGTTAAAAAATTGTGTGTTTAAACGTGTGACTTGTTAAATGGTTTTGGCTAAGGGGCTGACTACAGTGTGGAATGCAAATGCTTATTATGTACAGGCATGATCTCATTATAACTTTATAAGTAACTTCATGGAGAAGTAGAGAACATCTCAATGGAGGACGGATAACATACCTGTATCCTAGGCAAAGTAAAATACACCTCACCACCAGATTCCTGATTATATTTCTGAAACTCATAAAGATTTGCTCGTAATAGTTCAGTGACGATAAAGAGGTGTTCCTGTCAATATTTGCTTGCTGTCAGCACCACACAACGTCATCAGGATTGAAAAATTCCACTAAAATCTGCCACTGAACATGCTCACAAATAATCAAGTACACTAGTCAAAGTAAAAATGGTATATTGTCACAATAGATCCTTTTTAAGATACTGCAATATTCTCGAGACCTAGTCAACTAGAGTATATCCCTTGAGATGCCTTCTAAGGATCCAAACATGTTAAGTCAAAGGGAGTAACTTAGCCAATTGTCTCTCTTAGGAGGCATGTACCTGATGGTAGAAGTAGTCATAGAGGCGCAATACATGGTGCTCGTCTAGTGGATCATATTTGTTCACAAACTTCAGGAGTTTTATCTCATCCAAACTTTGGTCGAAGAAGTCCTTATCATTTTTAATTATTTTAAGGCAAACGTCCATTCCTGTCTGAAGATCATGTGCTTGCACGACCTTGCTGAATGCAGCCGACCCTAGATATTCGGTGACATAATATCTTCCAGCAATAACTGAATTCAAGACGATAGGAAAATCTTTGTTTTCTTCAAAGCCAGTCCTGCAGTGGATGCCTATTATATCAGTATAAAAATGGATCAAACAACATACAATTTAACAAAGGAAAATCAAAGAAAAAGGAGAGTGTGAACCTGTTCTTGCGGTGGATAATTCTCAATTCAAATACCTCATATTCTCGGTGAAAATTAGAGAGAGCAAGATCAATATTTGTCTCTAGATCTTCCTCAGCTTTAAGAGCAGTTGAATGTTGAATATCTGAATTTAACGGCCCAATATTTTGAAACTCATATGCATCATCACCACTTTCAGGGAAAGGTTGTACCCTATGACCTTCTTTCAGATATTCTTTATAACTGCTGCTTTTCAGATTTTTTTCACTGCTATCATCAAGCTCACCCTTGTCCGTGAAATCATGTACACCATGATCTATGAAATACATCAAGAGAGTTTGACCAGCACATGAGCAAAAGAAAACCTTTATCCGGGAGACCAGGATAAATGGACAACTGACACTAAATTACACACAAATACAGTGATGGACAAACATCATTTTAACTTGATTGATCAAATAGCAGGTTGGGCCTAGCTATGTTATGAAACAAGACCATCCTATTTGTATTGTTGGCCATCCTAGTTAGGTTCCAAAATGAAGAGCATTACCAGCGTAGGAAAACTCTGTTTCTCTCAAATTTCCAGATATCATTCCGAGAAGCATAATCTTAAAATCCATACCGAGGAACAGTAAATATTGAATATAAGAGCTGCTAATGTCTAGTATAACAACGTAAATATTACATTAAAGGGGCTGCTAATGTCTAAAATAGCATTTTTTTCTCCATTTATTAAACAACACATTAACCAAGTTGCAGCAGAGATTTGGCTATCACAAGACAACTCCTTGGTATCTAACCTCTTCATAAATAAATTCACATTATCTTCGGCCGTAAATTGGGTTAAAATGGACGAACCAttaactgtattggcacctaaGTTCAGCTGGAACCCCCAAATAAATGGAGTACAACTAGCTGAAAAGAGGAACTCTAGTTGAAGGCTTGAGAAGTACTTACTCGcaacagcatcattatcaaatgaACTGAGCATTTGAAGCTCCTTCTCCACAACACTCAGCTCTGAATCATCATCTCCTTGCCCAGGATCCCTCGACATATCGCACTCAAGCGCCACATCTCCACTCTGCTTGAACTGAAACCCATCCTGGGCACAATCATCCAGTATCTCTGTCTGGTCATCCATGATCTGGTATCTCCCGTACACGGTGGAGCTTGAGCTCCTGGCTACCTCAAGCCCGTCAATCTTGAG
Protein-coding sequences here:
- the LOC112892146 gene encoding shaggy-related protein kinase theta-like; the encoded protein is MAAPGLDQVMAFLTDHGFAGAASALRDDVLERAAAGEGARHAALDPQLPPLRMPGSASASGGGGGASTPAPASPGSSSGSASSSAFVSMRSTPSGLLNPYGLWSPRHSQSDASSSEMEFGTARQYDTTDLFFQEGWLYDDHLFPSKLDDEDDEGKEEDKFVLGAHDGSEQVEIGKLGAGHSHRHEHIGSDRCEGCAEVYTCSSPLCGCCGGGLKIDGLEVARSSSSTVYGRYQIMDDQTEILDDCAQDGFQFKQSGDVALECDMSRDPGQGDDDSELSVVEKELQMLSSFDNDAVANHGVHDFTDKGELDDSSEKNLKSSSYKEYLKEGHRVQPFPESGDDAYEFQNIGPLNSDIQHSTALKAEEDLETNIDLALSNFHREYEVFELRIIHRKNRTGFEENKDFPIVLNSVIAGRYYVTEYLGSAAFSKVVQAHDLQTGMDVCLKIIKNDKDFFDQSLDEIKLLKFVNKYDPLDEHHVLRLYDYFYHQEHLFIVTELLRANLYEFQKYNQESGGEVYFTLPRIQVIARQCLDALVYLHHLNIIHCDLKPENILIKSYSRCEIKVIDLGSSCFLTDNLCLYVQSRSYRAPEVILGLPYDQRIDIWSLGCILAELYTGEVLFPNEPVPMMLTQMIGIIGPIDMEMLELGQETQKYFTDDYDLFIKNEETDQLEYLIPEKSSLRRHLQCPDSEFVDFLSYLLQINPRKRPTADEALQHPWLSFAY